TTATTATTGTATTCAGTATGATTAGCGTAATCTACTAAATTCCGGCTACGTTTTAGATAGATTAGTCCCCAGAGTCCAGCTTCTGGGTCATGGGTAAGTCCTTTGTAATCAGCGTATACCCTTGAATTATCCGGCACAAGATTGTACATAGAAATTTTCTTGAGCATCCAATTAAGCGATACTCCGCTTATATGTGTATTTTTGTATCCGCCACCAACGTCTGAATGAGCCCCAGAAAACCAAACCTCATCAACAACATGATCAATTTTAATGGTTTTGCATGATTCAACTAAATGCTTATGGGTCAAAAGAATCGGCGTGAATATCCTTGCTCTATCATCATCAATTGACACTGCATGAGCAGCCTTTTTTATATTGCAAAGTTGGTCTGCATACCTTGGATTTGGTTTGACCCAATTTTCTTGGTAATCTGGGATGCCTAAGGCTTCAACGGTGTCCCATAGTCCGACAAATTCAATATCTACAGAATCCGGCGTATATCCAAGAACTGCTGCAACATCTTTTCTTCTATCTGTGATGCTTTTCTTTTTGCTCTTATAGGCGTGATATATTTCTTTAATGTATGAGGGTCGTTGTGTTGGTTTGAATTTGGAAAGGTCGGGAATTCCTGCGACATGAACGAGTGCAGTAAGAATTCTTGCTGCATAGGCACCTCTGCTGAAACCAAAGATAAAAATTTTATCGCCCCTAGTCGGATCATAGTTTTCTGATAGAAATAAGTAGGCTTCTCGGACGTCTTTGCCAATTCCCAAACCCATTATCATTCCAATTACCTTTAGGTCAGTACCTACTCCCTTAATATAACTTGTTCTAATATTGGTACTATCCTGCAATGTAATTAAATTGTACAATTTTGCGATGTTGGTATAGCTTCCTTCATCGTTAGATGTGCCATCAAAAAAGATAACCAATTTTATTGGATCGTTATTTAGCGCTTTAGGGATATGGTTTACTGCAGTTGTCGTTGCACATCCAGACAAAGTTATAATAAAAATTATTAGCCAAATGATTCTTAAATTTTTTTTAATCATTTCTTCTACCATTTTGTGTAATCTGTTACAACTATTTATCATCATAAAATATTAAATGCCTATTGGGCACATTCAATAGCGCTATCAAATCTAATAGGGATTGTTATTGTTTTCTTGCGATCAGGCGTTCTTCTCGAATCACCGATAGACCATACACCAAATTCATCAACAATATTTTTTTCTTTATCGATTATTTTGATTCTGTCAAAGGCCCAATCATCAAATATCATAAATGGGCTTCGACCAAGTTCAAGTTTTATATCAGTAAATTTACATTTATTTAAGGAAACAAACGTGGATTCTACCCACTTGCCTGCATCCATCGATTTCCTCGTAGCGTTAATTTTAAAGGTACTATTACAGGAACCATTCAGACTAACAGTAACTACAGATCTGCTTTGTGGATGCTTGCTAAGGTTTTGATTGCCCTTTATGTCATTTACAGAATTCTGCGTTCGTATCATTAATGTGTATAGTACTGGCAGGGATTCTATAATTTTTGTCTTAACAATTTTATAACTTAAATGATTTTTATTGTTTGGTTTTACCATAGTAAAGTGGTCACCATCAGTTTTTTCAGTATTCGGAAAAAAACTTTTTGCGCTTTCTTCTGTTACTATTTGATCATCGAAGCCAACGACTGTTGTTACCGGTATTTGTCTATGATATTTATCGTTTTTTGTTATATAATATACTCGATCGATCCAGTTTTTACGAAGATCTGTTATAAATCTGCTCGCTGTCTTTAAGTCGTCAATTTGAACATTTAAATCTTTTGGAAATCGGTCAGCTATGTGGCTACCATCATTAGGAACTCCAAATAAGATGATATGCTGGATTTTGGATAATTCTTCACCTTTACCATCGATAAGTGATTGAATAATAAATGACCTTACTACTAATCCTCCCATAGAATGGGCTATTAAGACCATTGATTTGTATTTATCTTTAGGCAAGTAGTCAAATTCTGTTTTAAAATGCTCGCCAATGCTTCCAATCTTTTCATCTTTTTTAAATAGGCGAGTTGGATACCCCCAGAATAAAAAATCTACCTTCTTTAAGCAATCTTCTTTGTTAAGATATTCAGCGAAATTACCCCAGGTTCGAAGATGGCTACCTCTGAATCCATGAACAAATACGGCAAGTGTTTCGCTTGAATCTCTCTCAATAAAAAATCTGTCAGCTGCACTTGCGTCATTAAAATAAAATAAGAAAACCGCAAATAGACATAAAATACTAATTGAAAGACTTTTCATTTTTTTTCCTATGCTCTCTTAGATAGGTGGCCTCCAAGGGTCAGTTGCCGTATATCAGAATGCGACCTAATATACGTTTATTGCAAAATTCAATCGAAGTTGACATCTTACTAAAAAAACCCAGATATATTGAAAGTATCCCATGAATTTCTGCACTGTCAAATCGTGTGATTACATACCATAATCCAAATTTTTACGACTAAAATACTATCCCTACATACCCCACAAAACTATCCCCCGGACTCTTGTCATAACTGGTGGCGTAGATCAGTTCCTCGGCCTTTTCGGCGCCCAGGGCTTTGCCCGCGGTGATGGCTGCCGCCGCAGCTCCGCAGCAGCAGGCATTGCTCTTTTTCTGCCCTTCCCGAAGAACCGCCCGGGCATCCATGCGAATCATGGCGTCGATGACGCTCCTGTCGTTTTCATTGCGGACCCAATCCACCGCTTCGGCGCCATATCCCTTGGATGTAAATCCGTAATTGGGTCCGTAGTGGGTCAGGTCCGTTGAGCCGATAACGGCAATGCCCAGGTTCAGATTGTTGGAGGTTTCCACGACCGATTCGGCCAGCGCCAGGGTTTCCGGGGTGGGTGGCACGCCCATGGCCACCACCCGGACATCCTTGAAAAAATAGCGGATGAACGGCATCTGCAGTTCAATGGTGTTGTCCTGGTGGAAGCGGGTGGGGCTTTCCAGCTGAAAGTCGTATTGGCGGGTGATCTCATTGGCCAGTGCGGTGTCTACGGCCAGGGGACCAAATGGGGTCTCCCATTCTCCCTCTGGCATGATGACGCGCGGGGAACCGGCATGCATATGCATGCCGAACACGACTACCACATCGGGGGCTGTGGCTTTGGCCACCTGGTGGATCACGTTGCAGGCAATGCTCCCGGAAAAATACCAGCCGGCATGAGGAACGATGCCGCCGACCGGATTGGGCAGGCTCGTCGATCTATCTTTCCCCTCTTCGAGGAAATCCTTGATTTGATTTTCGCAGGCCCGGGCGTCAGCCGGATACCAGCTTCCGGAAAAGGCAGATTTTCTAAGGCTCATGGGGGCCTCCTTTGGGTTGCGATCACATATGCAGGACTGAAAAGAAAATATCGAAAGGTCAGTTTTTCGGAGAAACTTAAGTTTGGCATAGAAAAAGCGCAGGGTCACGACTTTTTTTTTGCCGGATCATGCTTATGATAATCCAAGCATAACGAACGGGTGCGGCTTCCTTTTAGAAGGCCTTCACCGTTGAGTCGAATTGACAACACCCTCTTTTCAGGAGATAACTATGTGGGATTATACGGATAAAACTAAGGATCATTTTCTCAACCCGAGGAACGTGGGGTTCATCGACGATTTCGATGGGATCGGCGAGGTCGGCTCGCTGGCCTGCGGCGACGCCCTTAAGCTGACTTTCAAGCTGGATGAAAACGAGCGCATCGCCGACGCCAAATTTCAGACTTTCGGATGCGCCAGCGCCATCGCATCCTCATCGGCCCTGACAGAGATAATCAAGGGGATGACCCTGGATGAGGCCGCCAAAGTGACCAATGAGGATATCGCCGATTATCTGGGCGGCCTGCCCAAGGAAAAGATGCACTGCTCGGTTATGGGACGGGACGCCATGGAAAAGGCCATCGCTTATTACCGCGGGGAAGCGGAAAAGAAGATTGAGGGTGAAATCGTCTGCGAATGTTTCGGGGTGACCGACAAACAGATCGAGCGGGCCGTGAGGGAGAACGGGCTGGTGACCATCGACGAAGTGACCGATTACGTCAAAGCCGGCGGCGGCTGCGGCCACTGCCACGATAAAATCCAGTTCATCATCGACGAAGTCCTGGGAAACACGCCCAAAGCGGCAAAAAAGCCGGAAGCGTTGACCAATATCCAGAAGATCAAGATGATCGATGCCACCCTGGATCGGGAGATCAAACCGGCCCTGAACCAGGACGGGGGGGATATCGAGCTAGTGGATGTGGACGGCAACCGCGTGCTGGTCAAACTGCGGGGTTCCTGTGCCTCGTGCAGCAAATCCGAGATCACCCTGAAGCACTACGTGGAATCCAAGCTCAAGGAGCTGGTCTCTCAGGAACTGGTCGTCGAGGAGGTGTAGCCGATGGAAACCGTCTATGTTGACAACAATGCCACCACCCGGGTCGCACCCGAGGTGGTCGAGGCGATGACGCCCTATTTTTCGGATTTTTACGGTAACCCCTCCAGCATGCATGCCTTCGGCGGCAGCGTGGGCGCCAAACTCAAGGCGGCCCGCGAGCAGTTGGCCAGCCTGCTGGGTGCTTTGCCCGAAGAGATCGTTTTCACGAGCTGCGGCACGGAAAGCGACAGCACCGCCATTCATGCGGCCCTGCAGTCCAACCCGGACAAGCGCCACATCATCACCACCCGGGTGGAGCACCCGGCGGTGAAGAATCGGGTCGAACACTTTAGGAAAATCGGCTATCGAACGACCTTTGTTCCCGTTGATCGTCAGGGTCGCCTGGACCTGGACTATCTTTATGATCATCTTTCCGAGGATACGGCCATCGTTAGCGTCATGTGGGCCAACAACGAGACCGGAACGATTTTTCCAGTCGAGGAGATCGCCCGCAAGGTGCGCCAGCGAGGCATCGTCTTTCACACCGATGCGGTCCAGGCGGTGGGCAAGATCCCCATCGACATGGCCGATTCGGCCATCGACATGCTGTCCCTTTCCGGGCACAAGCTGCATGCCCCCAAGGGCATCGGTGCACTCTATGTGCGCAAGGGCACCAAGTTCGCTCCGTTTCTCATGGGCGGGCATCAGGAGGGAGGCCGCCGGGCCGGCACCGAGAACTCCGCCTCCATCATCGGCCTGGGCCGTGCCGCCCAGCTGGCCACGGAATGGATGGATGAGGAAAACACAAGGGTGCGGGCGCTGCGCGACAAGCTGGAAAGCGAACTGCTCAAGCGGGTGCCGGCCAGCATG
This window of the uncultured Desulfosarcina sp. genome carries:
- a CDS encoding alpha/beta hydrolase is translated as MKSLSISILCLFAVFLFYFNDASAADRFFIERDSSETLAVFVHGFRGSHLRTWGNFAEYLNKEDCLKKVDFLFWGYPTRLFKKDEKIGSIGEHFKTEFDYLPKDKYKSMVLIAHSMGGLVVRSFIIQSLIDGKGEELSKIQHIILFGVPNDGSHIADRFPKDLNVQIDDLKTASRFITDLRKNWIDRVYYITKNDKYHRQIPVTTVVGFDDQIVTEESAKSFFPNTEKTDGDHFTMVKPNNKNHLSYKIVKTKIIESLPVLYTLMIRTQNSVNDIKGNQNLSKHPQSRSVVTVSLNGSCNSTFKINATRKSMDAGKWVESTFVSLNKCKFTDIKLELGRSPFMIFDDWAFDRIKIIDKEKNIVDEFGVWSIGDSRRTPDRKKTITIPIRFDSAIECAQ
- a CDS encoding DUF2235 domain-containing protein; the protein is MVEEMIKKNLRIIWLIIFIITLSGCATTTAVNHIPKALNNDPIKLVIFFDGTSNDEGSYTNIAKLYNLITLQDSTNIRTSYIKGVGTDLKVIGMIMGLGIGKDVREAYLFLSENYDPTRGDKIFIFGFSRGAYAARILTALVHVAGIPDLSKFKPTQRPSYIKEIYHAYKSKKKSITDRRKDVAAVLGYTPDSVDIEFVGLWDTVEALGIPDYQENWVKPNPRYADQLCNIKKAAHAVSIDDDRARIFTPILLTHKHLVESCKTIKIDHVVDEVWFSGAHSDVGGGYKNTHISGVSLNWMLKKISMYNLVPDNSRVYADYKGLTHDPEAGLWGLIYLKRSRNLVDYANHTEYNNNKLKIHRSVFDRLKKIKPKKFEYQWLNSTDFSGCFYSNGDGIEYIESKHCFDVVEY
- the amrB gene encoding AmmeMemoRadiSam system protein B, producing the protein MSLRKSAFSGSWYPADARACENQIKDFLEEGKDRSTSLPNPVGGIVPHAGWYFSGSIACNVIHQVAKATAPDVVVVFGMHMHAGSPRVIMPEGEWETPFGPLAVDTALANEITRQYDFQLESPTRFHQDNTIELQMPFIRYFFKDVRVVAMGVPPTPETLALAESVVETSNNLNLGIAVIGSTDLTHYGPNYGFTSKGYGAEAVDWVRNENDRSVIDAMIRMDARAVLREGQKKSNACCCGAAAAAITAGKALGAEKAEELIYATSYDKSPGDSFVGYVGIVF
- the nifS gene encoding cysteine desulfurase NifS, coding for METVYVDNNATTRVAPEVVEAMTPYFSDFYGNPSSMHAFGGSVGAKLKAAREQLASLLGALPEEIVFTSCGTESDSTAIHAALQSNPDKRHIITTRVEHPAVKNRVEHFRKIGYRTTFVPVDRQGRLDLDYLYDHLSEDTAIVSVMWANNETGTIFPVEEIARKVRQRGIVFHTDAVQAVGKIPIDMADSAIDMLSLSGHKLHAPKGIGALYVRKGTKFAPFLMGGHQEGGRRAGTENSASIIGLGRAAQLATEWMDEENTRVRALRDKLESELLKRVPASMINGDPENRLPNTTSIAFEYIEGEAILLLMDQYRICASSGSACTSGSLEPSHVLRAMGVPFTAAHGSIRFSLSIYNTEEEIDFIIDKMPPIVERLRQMSPFWREGQFA
- the nifU gene encoding Fe-S cluster assembly protein NifU — encoded protein: MWDYTDKTKDHFLNPRNVGFIDDFDGIGEVGSLACGDALKLTFKLDENERIADAKFQTFGCASAIASSSALTEIIKGMTLDEAAKVTNEDIADYLGGLPKEKMHCSVMGRDAMEKAIAYYRGEAEKKIEGEIVCECFGVTDKQIERAVRENGLVTIDEVTDYVKAGGGCGHCHDKIQFIIDEVLGNTPKAAKKPEALTNIQKIKMIDATLDREIKPALNQDGGDIELVDVDGNRVLVKLRGSCASCSKSEITLKHYVESKLKELVSQELVVEEV